One genomic region from Jilunia laotingensis encodes:
- a CDS encoding efflux RND transporter permease subunit, with amino-acid sequence MKVSFFIDRPVFSAVLSIVIVIIGIIGLTMLPVDQYPQITPPVVKISASYPGASALTVSQAVATPIEQEINGTPGMLYMESNSSNSGGFSATITFDVSADPDLAAVEIQNRVKLAESRLPAEVIQNGISVEKQAPSQLMTLCLTSTDPKFDEIYLSNFATINVLDVLRRIPGVGRVSNIGSRYYAMQIWAEPDKLANFGLTVQDLQNALKDQNRESAAGVLGQQPVKGLDVTIPITTQGRLSSVGQFEDIVVRANANGSIIRLRDVARVSLEASSYSTESGINGENAAVLGIYMLPGANAIEVADNVKAAIEEISKNFPEGLSYEIPFDMTTYISESIHEVYKTLFEALVLVVLVVYLSLQSWRATLIPIVAVPISLIGTFGFMLIFGFSLNILTLLGLILAIGIVVDDAIVVVENVEHIMETEKLSPYEATKKAMQGLSSALIATSLVLCAVFVPVSFLGGITGQLYRQFTITIAVSVLISTVVALTLSPVMCSLILKPDSGKKKNIVFRKINQWLNIGNNKYVDIITRIIRNPRRVLSAFGVVLIAILLIHRLIPTSFLPVEDQGYFKVELELPEGSTLERTRKVTERAIEYLDKIPYVAYVQNVTGSSPRVGSNQARSELTVILKPWEDRKETSIEKIMSEVQKHLKEYPECKVYLSTPPVIPGLGSSGGFEMQLEARGDATFENLVQATDTLMYYASKQKAITGLSSSLQSDIPQLYFDVDRDKVKMLGVPLADVFSTMKAYTGSVYVNDFNMFNRIYKVYIQAEAPYREHKDNINLFFVKASNGVMVPLTSLGNASYTTGPGSIKRFNMFTTAVIRGEAAQGYSSGQVMEIMEQIARDHLPDNIGLEWSGLSYQEKKAGGQTGLVLALVFLFVFLFLAAQYESWTLPIAVLLSLPVAALGAYLGVWICGLENDIYFQIGLVMLVGLAAKNAILIVEFAKVQVDHGEDIVAAAISAARLRFRPILMTSLAFVLGMLPMVLASGPGSASRQAIGTGVFFGMIFAIVLGIILVPFFFVMVYKTTSKIRHRSSGVKIPFASKLKRN; translated from the coding sequence ATGAAGGTTAGTTTTTTTATAGATAGGCCGGTCTTTTCGGCCGTGCTTTCAATCGTAATTGTTATTATCGGTATTATCGGACTGACAATGTTGCCGGTAGATCAGTATCCTCAGATCACTCCTCCGGTTGTGAAAATAAGTGCTTCCTATCCCGGAGCTAGTGCGCTGACTGTTTCTCAGGCAGTTGCTACACCTATAGAGCAGGAGATTAACGGTACTCCCGGAATGCTTTACATGGAATCTAACAGTTCCAATTCTGGAGGTTTTTCGGCAACGATTACTTTCGATGTTTCTGCCGATCCCGACCTGGCGGCTGTTGAAATACAGAATCGTGTGAAACTTGCCGAGTCCCGTCTTCCTGCCGAGGTGATTCAGAACGGGATCTCGGTGGAGAAACAAGCGCCCAGCCAGTTGATGACTCTCTGTTTGACATCTACCGACCCTAAGTTTGATGAGATTTATCTGAGTAATTTTGCTACGATCAATGTACTTGATGTGCTTCGTCGCATCCCGGGTGTGGGGCGCGTGTCGAATATCGGTAGCCGGTATTATGCCATGCAGATATGGGCAGAACCGGACAAGTTGGCGAATTTCGGACTGACGGTACAAGATCTTCAAAATGCCTTGAAAGACCAGAATCGTGAGTCGGCTGCCGGTGTATTGGGACAGCAACCGGTGAAAGGATTGGACGTTACCATACCTATTACCACACAAGGACGTCTTTCGAGCGTCGGTCAGTTTGAGGACATTGTGGTACGTGCCAATGCCAACGGTTCCATTATCCGTTTAAGGGATGTTGCCCGTGTCTCATTGGAAGCTTCCTCATATAGTACGGAGAGTGGTATCAATGGAGAAAATGCGGCAGTACTCGGCATCTATATGTTACCAGGTGCGAATGCTATCGAAGTGGCTGATAATGTAAAAGCTGCCATAGAGGAAATCAGTAAAAACTTCCCCGAAGGGTTGAGTTATGAGATTCCGTTTGACATGACAACTTATATTTCAGAATCGATTCATGAGGTGTATAAAACGTTGTTTGAAGCACTCGTTTTGGTGGTATTGGTTGTCTATCTTTCCTTGCAGAGTTGGCGTGCCACATTGATACCGATTGTCGCAGTGCCTATCTCGCTGATCGGTACGTTCGGATTCATGCTAATCTTCGGCTTTTCGCTGAACATTCTTACTTTGTTGGGATTAATTCTGGCTATTGGTATAGTGGTGGACGATGCGATTGTCGTTGTGGAAAATGTGGAACATATTATGGAGACGGAAAAGCTGAGTCCTTACGAGGCTACGAAGAAAGCCATGCAAGGGTTGAGCAGTGCCTTGATTGCCACTTCATTGGTGCTTTGTGCGGTGTTTGTGCCCGTGAGCTTTCTGGGTGGTATTACGGGACAACTCTACCGTCAGTTTACTATAACTATCGCTGTCTCGGTATTGATATCTACAGTAGTGGCTTTGACGCTTAGTCCGGTGATGTGTTCGTTGATCCTCAAACCGGATAGCGGAAAAAAGAAGAATATCGTCTTTCGTAAAATCAACCAATGGCTGAATATCGGAAATAATAAATATGTAGACATTATCACCCGGATTATCAGAAACCCAAGACGTGTACTGAGTGCTTTCGGGGTAGTATTGATTGCTATTTTGCTGATTCATCGGCTTATTCCTACCAGCTTTCTGCCCGTAGAAGATCAGGGATATTTCAAGGTTGAGCTGGAACTTCCCGAAGGTTCTACGTTGGAACGCACACGGAAAGTCACGGAACGTGCCATCGAGTATCTGGATAAAATACCGTATGTGGCTTATGTTCAAAATGTGACCGGAAGCAGTCCGCGCGTAGGCAGCAACCAGGCGCGAAGCGAATTGACCGTAATCCTGAAACCTTGGGAAGACCGGAAGGAAACCAGCATCGAGAAAATCATGTCCGAAGTGCAAAAGCATCTGAAAGAGTATCCGGAGTGCAAGGTGTATCTCTCTACTCCCCCTGTCATTCCCGGCTTGGGAAGTTCCGGTGGTTTTGAGATGCAGCTTGAAGCGCGTGGGGATGCTACTTTCGAGAACTTGGTACAGGCTACGGATACATTGATGTATTATGCTTCCAAACAGAAGGCGATTACCGGATTGTCCTCTTCATTGCAATCCGATATACCTCAGCTTTATTTCGATGTAGACCGTGATAAAGTAAAGATGCTGGGTGTGCCGTTGGCAGATGTGTTTTCTACGATGAAGGCTTATACCGGTTCGGTTTATGTGAACGATTTCAATATGTTCAACCGTATATATAAGGTATATATCCAAGCGGAAGCACCCTATCGTGAGCATAAGGATAATATTAACCTCTTCTTTGTGAAAGCATCCAATGGGGTGATGGTGCCTTTGACTTCTTTGGGCAATGCATCTTATACGACGGGGCCGGGAAGCATTAAACGCTTCAATATGTTTACTACCGCTGTGATCCGCGGGGAAGCTGCGCAAGGATATAGCTCCGGGCAGGTCATGGAGATCATGGAACAGATTGCCCGTGATCATTTGCCTGATAATATCGGGCTGGAATGGAGCGGACTTTCTTATCAGGAAAAGAAAGCCGGTGGCCAAACCGGATTGGTACTGGCTTTGGTGTTTCTATTCGTGTTCCTTTTCCTGGCAGCGCAGTATGAGAGCTGGACTTTACCGATTGCCGTTTTACTGTCATTGCCGGTAGCTGCGTTGGGGGCTTACCTCGGTGTATGGATATGTGGCTTGGAAAATGATATTTATTTCCAGATCGGCCTTGTGATGTTGGTTGGACTGGCTGCAAAGAATGCCATCCTTATTGTAGAATTTGCCAAAGTGCAGGTGGACCATGGGGAAGACATCGTTGCTGCCGCTATAAGTGCCGCCCGTTTGCGCTTCCGTCCCATTCTGATGACCTCTTTGGCATTTGTGTTGGGTATGCTTCCGATGGTATTGGCTAGCGGACCGGGCTCGGCAAGTCGTCAGGCAATTGGTACGGGCGTGTTTTTTGGAATGATCTTTGCCATTGTGCTGGGCATAATTCTTGTGCCGTTCTTCTTTGTGA
- a CDS encoding efflux RND transporter periplasmic adaptor subunit: MRSFFSKKELKIRKKRTIAAVVCIVLLLGGYWWFTRPRKALPDVPTVVVEAATKDDVEIYGEYVGRIRAQQFVEVRARVEGYLEQMLFAEGTYVNKNQVLFVINQEQYRAKADKARAQLKKDEAQALKAQRDFERIKPLYAQNAASQLDLDNAEAAYESAVATVAMSEADLAQAELELGYTLVRSPLSGHISERNVDLGTLVGPGGKSLLATIVKSDTVLVDFSMTALDYLKSKERNINIGQRDSSRSWQPNITITLADNTVYPFKGYVDFAEPQVDPQTGTFSVRAEMPNPQQVLLPGQFTKVKLLLDVREGAIVVPLKAVTIEKGGAYIYVMRKNSTVEKRFIELGPEFGNKVVVERGLAEGEIVVVEGFHKLTPGMQVRVVTQESQGE; the protein is encoded by the coding sequence ATGAGATCATTCTTCTCGAAGAAAGAACTGAAAATAAGGAAAAAGAGAACCATTGCTGCTGTTGTTTGCATCGTTTTGTTACTGGGAGGCTATTGGTGGTTTACCCGTCCGCGTAAGGCTTTGCCTGATGTTCCAACTGTTGTGGTGGAAGCTGCTACAAAAGATGATGTGGAGATCTATGGTGAATATGTAGGGCGTATTCGTGCGCAACAATTTGTGGAGGTACGCGCTCGTGTCGAAGGATATCTTGAACAGATGTTGTTTGCCGAGGGTACCTATGTAAATAAGAATCAGGTACTTTTTGTCATTAATCAGGAACAATATCGTGCTAAAGCTGATAAGGCACGTGCCCAATTAAAGAAAGACGAGGCACAGGCATTAAAAGCTCAACGAGATTTTGAACGTATCAAACCTTTGTATGCGCAGAATGCAGCCAGCCAGTTGGATCTTGACAATGCTGAGGCTGCTTATGAAAGTGCGGTGGCTACCGTTGCTATGAGTGAGGCTGACTTAGCTCAAGCGGAACTTGAACTGGGATATACATTGGTTCGTTCCCCGCTTTCAGGACATATCAGCGAAAGAAATGTCGATTTGGGGACATTAGTGGGTCCGGGAGGCAAGTCCCTGTTAGCTACCATTGTGAAGAGTGATACGGTGTTGGTTGATTTTAGCATGACCGCTTTGGATTACCTGAAAAGTAAGGAGCGGAATATAAATATAGGCCAGAGAGATTCAAGTCGTTCCTGGCAACCGAACATAACCATCACTTTGGCAGATAATACGGTCTATCCTTTTAAGGGCTATGTTGATTTTGCCGAACCGCAAGTCGATCCCCAGACGGGTACTTTCTCTGTCCGTGCAGAGATGCCTAACCCGCAACAAGTACTGCTGCCGGGGCAATTCACAAAGGTCAAACTGTTGCTTGATGTACGTGAGGGAGCTATTGTAGTACCTCTGAAAGCCGTAACCATTGAAAAAGGAGGGGCTTATATCTATGTGATGCGTAAAAATTCTACCGTTGAAAAACGTTTTATAGAACTTGGACCGGAGTTTGGCAACAAGGTTGTGGTAGAACGTGGTCTTGCAGAAGGAGAGATAGTAGTCGTTGAAGGTTTCCATAAACTGACACCGGGAATGCAAGTCCGGGTGGTGACTCAGGAATCACAAGGTGAATAA
- a CDS encoding patatin-like phospholipase family protein, producing the protein MKKQLSLTLVLLSCLFLVLPVSAQQRKKVGVVLSGGGAKGVAHIGALKVIRDAGIPIDYIAGTSMGSIIGGLSAIGYTPEQLEKMVKEQNWNFLLSDRIKRSEQTLAERQNSETYIISIPFSKTLKDRALGGVIQGQNLENLFQNLTLGYHDSINFNKLPIPFACVSENIVNGSKIVFHDGVLSTAMRASMAIPGVFTPVRLDSMVLVDGGMVDNYPVDVVKAMGAEIIIGVDVQNNLRTAGELNSAADILNQIVSLTGQKIYLENIKETNTYIKVDVQGYSAASFNAPALDTLMHRGEEAARSQWNELIALKKKIGIPEDYKATYPELELSTYESKDFFVKEIMFSGIEDDDKKWMMRKCKLLENSNVTMEQLEQALSILRGSQAYSNVSYKLANTPEGYNLIFLLEKKYEKNINLGIRFDSEEIASMLLNATLSLKTKVPSKVSATGRLGKRYVARLDYTLEPIQMRNFNFAYQFEYNDINIYNHGDRAYNTTYKYHEGEFSFSDVWFNNLRFAVGARFEYFKYKDFLYTGPEYNMVVKPEHFFSYFANIHYNTYDKGYFPTKGTDFKVGYSLYTDNLTQYNDHAPFSALNASWTEAFQVTNRFALLPSIYGRVLIGRDVPYPYLNALGGNYFGRFLPQQMPFAGIDNLEFTDNSIVVAALKLRQRMGSKNYISLIGNVAVSDNNFFDILKDKWMYGFSLGYGYDSMFGPLEASLGYSNQSKKVGFYINLGFYF; encoded by the coding sequence ATGAAAAAACAATTATCTTTGACATTGGTTCTATTGTCCTGCCTTTTTCTAGTTCTACCAGTTTCCGCACAACAACGAAAAAAGGTAGGCGTAGTGCTTAGTGGAGGCGGAGCAAAAGGCGTAGCACATATCGGAGCATTAAAAGTCATCCGCGATGCCGGAATCCCGATCGACTACATAGCTGGTACAAGTATGGGGTCCATCATCGGAGGATTGTCTGCCATAGGGTATACCCCGGAACAACTAGAAAAAATGGTCAAAGAGCAGAACTGGAATTTCCTGTTAAGTGATCGAATCAAAAGAAGCGAACAAACCTTGGCTGAGCGACAAAACTCAGAAACTTACATAATTTCAATTCCTTTCTCCAAAACGTTAAAAGATAGAGCATTGGGAGGAGTTATCCAAGGACAAAACTTGGAAAACCTTTTCCAGAACCTCACGTTAGGATATCATGATTCGATTAATTTCAACAAACTCCCCATCCCTTTTGCCTGTGTATCCGAAAACATTGTAAATGGGAGTAAAATAGTATTCCATGATGGAGTACTTTCTACTGCTATGCGTGCCAGCATGGCCATTCCGGGAGTGTTCACCCCTGTCAGACTGGACAGTATGGTATTGGTAGACGGTGGCATGGTAGACAACTATCCTGTAGATGTGGTGAAAGCTATGGGAGCAGAAATCATTATCGGAGTCGATGTTCAGAATAATCTTCGAACTGCAGGAGAACTGAATAGTGCAGCCGACATCTTGAACCAAATAGTCAGCCTGACCGGACAAAAGATTTATTTGGAAAACATCAAAGAGACTAATACGTACATCAAAGTAGATGTACAAGGATATTCTGCTGCCAGTTTCAATGCCCCGGCATTGGATACGCTGATGCACCGAGGTGAAGAAGCTGCCCGTAGCCAGTGGAACGAACTCATTGCGTTGAAAAAAAAGATCGGAATCCCGGAAGACTATAAAGCTACTTATCCGGAACTGGAATTATCCACTTATGAATCCAAAGATTTCTTTGTTAAAGAAATCATGTTCTCCGGTATCGAAGATGACGACAAGAAATGGATGATGCGCAAATGCAAACTTTTAGAAAACAGCAATGTCACCATGGAGCAGTTGGAACAGGCACTATCGATCCTGAGAGGAAGCCAAGCTTATTCAAACGTCAGTTACAAACTGGCCAATACTCCCGAAGGCTACAACCTCATATTTCTCCTGGAAAAGAAATATGAGAAGAACATTAATCTGGGCATTCGTTTTGACTCAGAAGAGATAGCTTCCATGTTATTGAATGCCACTCTCAGCCTAAAGACCAAAGTGCCCTCTAAAGTTTCTGCCACAGGCAGACTCGGAAAACGTTATGTGGCGCGTTTAGACTATACATTGGAACCTATACAAATGCGTAATTTCAATTTCGCCTATCAGTTTGAGTACAATGACATCAACATATATAATCATGGCGACCGTGCTTATAATACAACCTATAAATACCATGAAGGAGAATTCAGCTTTTCCGATGTATGGTTCAATAATCTTCGTTTTGCAGTCGGGGCACGATTTGAATATTTCAAATATAAAGACTTCCTCTATACCGGGCCTGAATATAATATGGTAGTAAAACCGGAACATTTCTTCAGCTATTTTGCCAACATACATTATAATACCTATGATAAAGGCTATTTCCCGACCAAAGGAACAGACTTCAAAGTGGGATATTCCCTTTATACAGATAATCTTACGCAATACAACGACCATGCACCCTTTTCTGCCTTAAATGCATCATGGACAGAAGCATTCCAAGTCACAAACCGATTTGCACTTCTCCCCTCTATTTATGGTCGGGTATTGATAGGTAGAGATGTCCCCTACCCTTATCTCAATGCATTGGGAGGAAATTATTTCGGTCGTTTCCTGCCCCAACAAATGCCTTTTGCCGGAATCGACAACTTGGAATTCACAGACAATTCCATTGTCGTAGCAGCCTTGAAGCTTCGCCAACGGATGGGAAGTAAAAATTATATCAGTTTGATCGGGAATGTGGCTGTATCAGACAATAACTTTTTCGACATATTGAAAGACAAATGGATGTATGGCTTTAGTTTAGGTTATGGATATGACAGCATGTTCGGTCCCTTGGAAGCATCGTTGGGGTACTCCAACCAAAGCAAGAAAGTGGGATTTTACATAAATCTAGGATTCTATTTTTAA
- a CDS encoding lysophospholipid acyltransferase family protein: MKKALYSFIYYRLLGWKTNVTVPDLDKYVICAAPHTSNLDLFIGKLFYGAIGRKTSFMMKKEWFFFPLGLIFKAVGGIPVDRKHKTSLVEQMAEQFARSKQFHLAITPEGTRKCNPNWKKGFYYIALKAQVPIVLIGIDYPSKTISATKMITPSGDIDKDMREIKLYFKNFKGKYPENFSIGKVE; this comes from the coding sequence ATGAAGAAAGCCCTTTATAGCTTTATTTATTATCGCCTGTTGGGTTGGAAAACGAATGTGACGGTGCCTGATCTTGATAAATATGTCATTTGTGCGGCACCTCACACTAGTAATCTCGATCTTTTCATCGGTAAATTATTTTACGGAGCCATCGGTCGGAAAACAAGTTTCATGATGAAGAAGGAATGGTTCTTCTTTCCTTTGGGACTTATTTTCAAAGCAGTAGGTGGTATCCCGGTCGATCGGAAGCACAAAACATCTTTGGTAGAACAAATGGCGGAACAGTTTGCACGCAGTAAACAATTCCACTTGGCCATCACTCCTGAAGGTACCCGTAAATGTAATCCGAACTGGAAAAAAGGATTCTATTACATAGCACTAAAAGCGCAAGTACCTATTGTACTGATCGGCATAGATTATCCTTCAAAAACAATTTCTGCCACAAAGATGATTACTCCCAGTGGAGATATAGATAAAGATATGCGTGAAATAAAGCTTTACTTCAAGAACTTCAAAGGAAAATATCCCGAAAACTTCAGTATCGGCAAAGTGGAATAA
- a CDS encoding amidohydrolase, with translation MQQLRISIVQTDIVWENKQENLRLLREKLETLRGTTEIVVLPEMFSTGFSMNSQQLAEPITGITIQTLKSWAAEFQFALCGSFICNEHSLYYNRAFFLTPEDNEYYYDKRHLFRMGREREHFSAGSSSKQIISYKGCNIRLLVCYDLRFPVWSRNINNEYDLLIYVASWPQPRRLAWDILLRARALENMCYVCGVNRVGTDGNHLIYNGGSAIYSAKGETLVSIPDGEEGIATAMLDLQSLKQFREKFPVWKDADTFRM, from the coding sequence ATGCAGCAATTACGTATTTCTATCGTACAAACCGATATTGTCTGGGAAAATAAACAAGAAAACCTCCGTTTGCTCCGTGAAAAGCTTGAAACTCTTCGCGGAACAACGGAGATTGTTGTTCTACCGGAGATGTTCTCTACCGGATTCAGCATGAATAGTCAGCAATTGGCAGAACCGATAACCGGCATAACCATTCAAACACTGAAAAGTTGGGCAGCGGAATTCCAATTTGCTCTTTGCGGAAGTTTCATCTGCAACGAACATAGCCTTTATTATAACCGCGCCTTTTTCCTGACTCCCGAAGATAATGAATATTATTATGATAAGCGCCATCTTTTCCGTATGGGCAGGGAAAGAGAACACTTTTCAGCCGGTTCGTCCTCAAAGCAGATCATTTCATACAAAGGCTGCAACATACGCTTGCTAGTGTGCTACGATCTTCGTTTTCCCGTATGGAGTCGTAATATCAATAATGAATACGATCTTCTTATCTATGTAGCCAGCTGGCCTCAACCCCGCCGGTTGGCATGGGACATATTGCTTCGTGCCCGCGCTTTGGAAAACATGTGCTATGTTTGTGGAGTCAACCGGGTAGGTACGGATGGCAATCATCTTATATATAATGGCGGAAGTGCAATCTACTCTGCCAAAGGTGAAACATTAGTTTCCATACCAGACGGAGAGGAAGGTATTGCTACCGCCATGTTAGACCTCCAATCCTTAAAACAATTCCGCGAGAAATTTCCTGTATGGAAGGATGCCGATACCTTCCGGATGTAG
- a CDS encoding glucosamine-6-phosphate deaminase, with translation MKTNLSSQITLNRVSPRYYRPENAFERSVLTRLEKIPTDIYESVEEGANHIACEIAQVIRDKQKAGRFCVLALPGGNSPRNVYSELIRMHKEEGLSFRNVIVFNMYEYYPLASEAINSNFNALKEMLLDHVDIDKQNVFTPDGTIAKDTIFEYCRLYEQRIESFGGIDIALLGIGRVGNIAFNEPGSRLNSTTRLILLDSGSRNEASKIFGTIENTPISSITMGVSTILGAKKIYLLAWGEDKASMIKECVEGAITDTIPASYLQTHNNAHVAIDLSAASNLTRIQRPWLVTSCEWNDKLIRSAIVWLCQLTGKPILKLTNKDYNENGLSELLALFGSAYNVNIKIFNDLQHTITGWPGGKPNADDTYRPERAKPFPKRVVVFSPHPDDDVISMGGTIRRLVEQKHEVHVAYETSGNIAVGDEEVIRFLHFINGFNQIFNNSEDQIINDKYIEIRKYLKEKKDGDMDSRDILTIKGLIRRGEARTACTYNNIPLDRVHFLDLPFYETGRIQKNPISEADVEIVRNLLREVKPHQIFVAGDLADPHGTHRVCTDAVFAAIDLEKEEGAKWLKDCRIWMYRGAWAEWEIENIEMAVPISPEELRAKRNSILKHQSQMESAPFLGNDERLFWQRSEDRNRGTAALYDNLGLASYEAMEAFVEYVPL, from the coding sequence ATGAAAACCAACTTAAGTTCTCAAATCACTCTCAACAGGGTCTCCCCCAGATACTACAGACCAGAGAATGCTTTTGAACGGTCGGTTCTGACCCGACTTGAAAAAATCCCTACAGACATTTACGAATCTGTTGAGGAAGGTGCAAACCACATAGCATGTGAAATAGCACAGGTAATCCGTGACAAGCAAAAAGCAGGACGTTTCTGCGTACTGGCACTCCCCGGAGGGAATTCACCTCGTAACGTATATTCCGAATTGATCCGTATGCACAAAGAGGAAGGATTGAGCTTCCGCAATGTCATCGTCTTCAACATGTATGAATATTATCCGCTAGCTTCCGAAGCTATCAACAGTAATTTCAATGCTTTGAAAGAGATGTTGCTCGATCATGTAGATATCGACAAGCAGAACGTATTTACTCCGGACGGGACAATTGCCAAAGACACAATATTCGAATATTGCCGTCTTTACGAACAACGCATTGAAAGTTTCGGTGGCATCGACATTGCACTGCTGGGTATCGGTCGTGTAGGTAACATTGCTTTTAACGAACCGGGATCACGCCTGAATTCAACGACCCGCTTGATTTTATTGGATAGCGGATCACGCAATGAAGCTTCCAAAATATTCGGAACAATCGAAAATACTCCGATCAGTTCTATTACAATGGGAGTCTCAACCATATTGGGAGCAAAGAAAATCTATCTTTTGGCATGGGGTGAAGACAAAGCAAGCATGATCAAAGAGTGCGTAGAAGGTGCCATCACGGACACAATACCTGCATCTTATCTGCAAACTCACAATAATGCTCATGTAGCCATCGACCTTTCTGCAGCCAGCAACTTGACTCGTATTCAACGCCCTTGGTTGGTAACTTCCTGCGAATGGAATGATAAACTGATCCGTAGTGCAATAGTTTGGTTATGCCAGCTTACCGGGAAACCGATCCTGAAACTAACAAATAAGGATTACAATGAGAATGGCTTGAGTGAGCTACTGGCTCTTTTCGGTTCGGCATATAATGTAAATATCAAAATATTTAACGATTTGCAGCACACCATTACAGGATGGCCCGGTGGCAAACCGAATGCAGACGACACTTATCGTCCTGAACGTGCCAAACCATTTCCGAAACGTGTCGTCGTGTTCTCTCCTCATCCTGATGACGATGTTATCTCTATGGGCGGAACAATCCGTCGACTGGTAGAACAGAAACATGAGGTGCATGTGGCTTACGAGACATCAGGTAATATTGCGGTAGGTGATGAAGAAGTAATCCGATTCCTGCATTTCATCAACGGTTTCAACCAGATATTCAATAACAGTGAAGACCAGATTATCAATGATAAATACATTGAAATCCGCAAATATCTCAAAGAGAAGAAAGACGGAGACATGGATTCACGTGATATTCTGACCATAAAAGGATTGATTCGCCGTGGCGAAGCCCGTACAGCCTGTACTTACAATAACATTCCTCTGGATCGTGTCCATTTCCTCGATTTACCGTTCTATGAAACAGGGAGAATTCAAAAGAATCCGATCAGTGAAGCCGATGTTGAGATTGTCCGCAACCTGTTGCGTGAAGTGAAACCTCATCAGATATTTGTAGCAGGTGATCTCGCTGACCCACATGGTACTCACCGTGTTTGTACGGATGCCGTATTTGCCGCTATTGATCTGGAAAAAGAAGAAGGAGCAAAATGGTTGAAAGACTGCCGCATCTGGATGTACCGAGGCGCATGGGCCGAATGGGAAATTGAGAATATAGAAATGGCAGTACCTATCAGTCCGGAAGAACTTCGTGCAAAACGCAATTCTATCCTGAAGCATCAGTCTCAAATGGAAAGCGCACCATTCCTAGGCAATGACGAACGTTTGTTCTGGCAACGCAGTGAAGACCGTAATCGGGGTACAGCCGCATTATACGACAATTTGGGTCTGGCATCTTACGAAGCAATGGAAGCTTTCGTAGAGTACGTTCCCCTATAA
- a CDS encoding tyrosine-protein phosphatase yields MKQENTNERLLPMTGAYNMRDLGGYKNIEGNHVKRNTFIRSDDLGNLTITDLEYLAHLPLRTVIDFRGEEEKRSTPDRLPETVSKYIQLPIEAGDISDIARSDKNDMATVMEQVYGYIIRNQQSTYSEFFKIISVNKNTPLLFHCSAGKDRTGIAAALLLSALGVDRKTVIEDYMLSAKHIPQKYEFITKAHPELKPLVTVKKEYIETAFHVMDKEYGGVENYLVNNLGADIKKLRELYTE; encoded by the coding sequence ATGAAACAAGAAAATACAAATGAACGGCTGCTCCCAATGACCGGAGCATATAACATGAGAGACTTGGGCGGTTACAAAAATATAGAAGGCAACCATGTAAAGAGAAATACTTTTATCCGTTCGGATGATTTGGGCAACCTGACAATTACCGACCTTGAATATTTAGCACATTTACCACTTCGCACTGTCATTGATTTCAGAGGTGAAGAAGAAAAGCGTTCCACACCGGATCGTCTTCCTGAAACCGTTTCAAAATACATCCAACTACCTATTGAAGCTGGTGACATAAGTGATATAGCCCGTTCTGACAAAAACGACATGGCAACTGTTATGGAGCAAGTTTATGGATATATCATCCGAAATCAACAAAGTACCTATAGCGAGTTTTTCAAAATCATTTCAGTCAATAAGAACACTCCCCTTCTTTTTCATTGCTCGGCAGGAAAAGACAGGACAGGCATAGCAGCCGCACTTTTGCTTTCAGCCCTTGGCGTTGACCGAAAAACGGTTATTGAGGATTATATGTTGTCTGCCAAGCATATTCCCCAGAAATATGAATTTATCACAAAGGCGCATCCGGAACTGAAGCCGTTAGTCACGGTTAAAAAAGAATATATCGAGACCGCTTTTCACGTAATGGATAAAGAATACGGAGGGGTAGAGAACTATCTGGTTAATAACCTTGGAGCCGATATTAAAAAACTGCGTGAATTATATACGGAATAA